GAATCGCGCAGCCAGCCCATGCGGATGGCCATGTCGAAGCGCTCGGCAATCAGGTCGCTCATGTGGTCGTCGAGCACCAGGTCAGCCTGTATCTCCGGATGCAGGTGCAGGAAATCCGCCAGCGCCGGAGCGACCACGGCGGTGCCGTAGTCACCGGTGGCAGTGAGGCGCAGTGTGCCACTGGGCTTTTCCTGGCCACGGCCCACCTGCGCGATGGCCGCCTCCGCCTCGGCGAGGATGCGCAGGCAGGCGGCGTGGAAGGTCGATCCGGCTTCGGTCAGCGTCATGCGACGCGTGCTGCGCGAGAGCAGCGTCACCCCGAGTTCGGCCTCCAGCCGCGCGATGTGCTGGCTCACCATCGCCTTGGTCATGCCCAGCACCTCGGCAGCGGCGGTGAACGAGCCTGCGCGAACCAGGGCCACGAAGACGGACAAGCGGTTGAGATTGACCTCGGCCATGCCGGCCCTCCTTACTGTCAATCCAAACTTTACAGTGAATTACCTTTTGATGCGTTTATCCGTACCAGCCGGTAGCGCATCATGGCGGACGTCACAGGTGCAGCCGGTTCGTTCACGCCAACCGCGTCATCGTCCGCAGCACTCCCCTTATCCCCGCTGGAGAGCACCATCCATGAAGATCGCCCTGTTCGGCGCGACTGGCCATGTCGGCCACGCCATCCTCGACGAAGCCCTGTCACGCGGTGACGACGTCACCGCCATCGTGCGCGACCCGGCGCGCCTGGCCCACCCCGACCCGCGCGTGACGGTGGTGACCGGCGACATCGCCACGCCAGCGACCTGGCTGGATGCGGTCCGCGGCGCCGATGCCGTGGTGGTGAGCATCTCGGCCCGTCGCGACGGCTCCAACGATGCGTTTCCGACGATCGCCAGCACCGTGCTGGACAACCTGCCCAAGGCAGGCGTGAAGCGCCTGGTGTGGGTAGGCGGCGCCGGCTCGCTGGAAACCGCGCCGGGCGTGCGCGTGGTCGACGACCCGAAGTTCCCCGAGGCATGGAAGGGGGAAGCGTTGGGACAGTCCAAGGCACTGGACGTGTTCCGCCAGTACAAGGGTGACGTTGAATGGACGTTTATCAGTCCGGCCGCGCTGCTCGAGGACGGCCCGCGCACCGGCAAGTATCGCGTCGGCGGCGACCAGCTGCTGGTGGACGCCCATGGCAAGAGCCACATCAGCGTGCCGGACTATGCCGCCGCCCTGCTTGACCGCGTTGAAAAGAACGATGCGCGCAAGCAGCGCATCACGGTGGCTTACTGATGGTACGTGGCGGATGGCTTTACGCCATCCGCCATTTTGGCTGCGCGAATCTTTGTGCGTTTCTTGGAGCCGGCTCACTACTCACGATCGCCTCAATACTCCAAAGTTTTCTCACCGTCATTCCCGCGTAGGCGGGAATCCAGTGACTTTTTCACATCACGTTCAAGTCTTTCCCGCCTCGGTTAAAAAGCCCAAAGTCACTGGATTCCCGCTTTCGCGGGAATGACGGAGAGGGGAAACAGAATGCTCGGGCAAGATCAGGGGCACGTTCTTAGTGCATGTGCTCATGATCATACTCGCCCTCATGGTCCTGATGATCTGGCCCATCCTGGGCGTCCTCGTCATGATGCACATGCTCATGCCCACCATGGCCATCGTCCGCCGCCCTCCCCGCCATCGCTTCGAACTGCGCCTGGTCCAGGTTCGGCAATTGCCGGACAAAGGCCACCATGTCCCAGATGGCCGCATCGTCATGGCTGCGCCCCCAGGCCGGCATGGCCGTGAGTTTCACGCCATGCTTGATGACCCAGAACGCTTCGGCCGGATCATGCACGCCGTGCTTCGACAGGTCCGGCGGCTGCGGATAGAGACCCTTGCGCAGCTCCGTTTGCTGCAAGCCAGGCGCGAGATGGCAGGACGTGCACATCTCGGCGTAGTGCTCCGCACCGCGCCGGATGCGTTGCGGATCACCCAGGTCAGGTACCGTGATGCCATCGGCATGGCGTTCGATGGCGCGGTCACGCAGCGTACCGATCACACGTTCCGTCAGCGCCCCATGGGGCCGGTCCGCGCCGATATCGTAGCTACCGGACACTACGAAGGCGGCCACTGCGGCAGCAACCAGCACAAGCACAAGCAACACCATTGCCATGATCTTTTTCATCGCATTCCCCGTCACAGCCAGATCCGCACGCCAGCCACCCAGGTGGTTTCCCGCGCGTGCGCTTCAGGCACCCCGGGCTCGTTGTTGAAACTGCCGAAGCGCCGCGTCCAGTTCACACCGACATAAGGCGCGAACTTGCGGCTGATCTCGTAACGCAGTCGAAGCCCGGCCTCCACGTTGGACAAGCCGGAGGAGATGCCGCGCTGCGGATCGTCCTTGCCGTAGAAGTTCAGCTCGACCTGAGGCGTCAGGATCAGGCGCTGCGTAAAGCGCATGTCGTAACTGGTTTCCAGCCGCAAGGCGGTGCGGCCTTCCTCACCGACATAAAACGTCGCCTGCGTTTCGAACCAGTACGGCGCCAGGCCTTCCACGCCAGCCGCAAGCCACTGGCGATCCGGCCCCCGACCAAAGTCGTGCCGCACACCCAGCTGCCAGTCCCAGAAGCTCGCAAAGGCATGGCCCCACAACGCTTCGACGCGCGCATCCTGCGTGCCGCTGCGGTCGTGCTCGCCTTCGGTCTTCAGCCAAAGCCGGTTGATCGCGTTGCCGTACCAGCCTTCGGCCTCCCAGCTTGTCGCATAGTCACCAGAGGTACTGCGGCTGCGTTCGAAGCGATCGAGCAGGAACATGCCGACCGGCGCGTTGTCGTCCATCTGCATCACGGCGTTCATCTGCGCCGGCGTCATGCCGTGCGGCACGGATTGCGGCGGTGGCGGCGGCACGTGGTCGTTCGGCGGCAAGGCCTTCTGTCCCGTGCCCGACATATCGTGCCCGGGCATATCGTGCATGCCCGCGATGTCGTGGCCGGCGTGTTCCATGGACGCGGGCTGCGCATCGTCTTTTGACGCTGCGGCCTGGGTGTTGTCGAGCGTTGGTGCGTGACTGTCATGGGACGCCGGCATGTCGTGCATATCCATGCTCTGCGCAGCAGCCACCATGGGCAGCACGCCCAGGCACGCGGCGATCCCTAACGAAAGCATCGTCCTCATGCCACTACCACCTCGCGGAACATGCCCGCCTCCATGTGGTAAAGCAGATGGCAGTGATAGGCCCAGCGGCCCAACGCATCCGCGCTGACGCGATAAGCGATGCGCTGCGCGGGCTGCACCATCACCGTGTGCTTGCGCGCCTGGAAGCTGCCATCCGGCGCTTCGAGTTCGCTCCACATGCCATGCAGATGGATGGGGTGCGTCATCATCGTGTCGTTCACCAGCACGATGCGCACGTGTTCGCCGTGGCGCAGGCGCAGCGGCTCGGCGCCCGAGTAGCGCTTGCCGTCGAACGACCACAGGTAGCGCTCCATGTTGCCGGTGAGGCGCAAGGTCAGTTCGCGATCCACGTTCGGCGAGATCGGCGCATCCACGGCATGCAGGTCGGCATACGTGAGCACGCGACGGCCGTTGTCGCGCAGGCCAGCGCCAGGGTCGTCCAGGTTGGTGCGTGGTGTGGGCACGCGCATGTCCACTTCGGGCCCCGTCTTCAACGGCTCAGTCGGCATGCTGGCGTGCGACATCGCCATGCCGGGCATCGCCATCATGTCCATGCCGGACATGTCGTGCCCCATGCTTGCGTGGTCCATCTGGCCCATCGTGTCGCCCATGCTGAGCAGGGGCCGGCGATCCAGCGGAGGCACCTCCGCCACCATGCCGGCGCGTGGCGCCAGCGTGGCGCGCGCGTAGCCGGTGCGATCCATGCTCTGCGCGAAGATGGTCCACGCGCGATCCGCCGAAGGCTGCACGATCACGTCGTAAGTCTCGGCCGTACCGATGCGGAATTCGTCCACGCTCACCGGTTCGACCGCCTGGCCGTCGGCGGCGACCACGGTCATCTTGAGGCCGGGAATGCGCACGTCGAAGAATGTCATCGACGAGCCATTGATGAAGCGCAGGCGGACTTTCTCGCCTGCGCTGAACAGACCCGTCCAGTTCCCTGCGGGGGTATGCCCATTCACCAGATGGGTGTAGGCCACGGAAGACACGTCGGCCAGGTCGGTGGGATCCATGCGCATCTGGTTCCACATGCGCCGGTCGGCCAGGGCCTTGGCCATGCCCTCGCGTTCCGCGTCGTGCATGAAATCGCCGACGGTGCGCTTACCGTAGTTGTAGTAGCCACCCTGCTTCTTCAGGTTGGCATAGATGGTTTCCGGATCAAGGTCCGTCCAGTCGTTGAGCATC
This genomic interval from Dyella japonica A8 contains the following:
- a CDS encoding LysR family transcriptional regulator; the encoded protein is MAEVNLNRLSVFVALVRAGSFTAAAEVLGMTKAMVSQHIARLEAELGVTLLSRSTRRMTLTEAGSTFHAACLRILAEAEAAIAQVGRGQEKPSGTLRLTATGDYGTAVVAPALADFLHLHPEIQADLVLDDHMSDLIAERFDMAIRMGWLRDSNLRSARLGSFRQLMVASPAYLARRGTPRVITDLASHDWVALALLATPLRWTFTAPDGSRRTVRMRPVAQANNVTATHALVLHGGGVSVLPDYLVTDDIRDGRLVVLMAQYSLPDCGIYAVYPGRQPPAKVRAFIDHMRATVATPA
- a CDS encoding NAD(P)-dependent oxidoreductase produces the protein MKIALFGATGHVGHAILDEALSRGDDVTAIVRDPARLAHPDPRVTVVTGDIATPATWLDAVRGADAVVVSISARRDGSNDAFPTIASTVLDNLPKAGVKRLVWVGGAGSLETAPGVRVVDDPKFPEAWKGEALGQSKALDVFRQYKGDVEWTFISPAALLEDGPRTGKYRVGGDQLLVDAHGKSHISVPDYAAALLDRVEKNDARKQRITVAY
- a CDS encoding c-type cytochrome, with translation MAMVLLVLVLVAAAVAAFVVSGSYDIGADRPHGALTERVIGTLRDRAIERHADGITVPDLGDPQRIRRGAEHYAEMCTSCHLAPGLQQTELRKGLYPQPPDLSKHGVHDPAEAFWVIKHGVKLTAMPAWGRSHDDAAIWDMVAFVRQLPNLDQAQFEAMAGRAADDGHGGHEHVHHDEDAQDGPDHQDHEGEYDHEHMH
- a CDS encoding copper resistance protein B, whose amino-acid sequence is MRTMLSLGIAACLGVLPMVAAAQSMDMHDMPASHDSHAPTLDNTQAAASKDDAQPASMEHAGHDIAGMHDMPGHDMSGTGQKALPPNDHVPPPPPQSVPHGMTPAQMNAVMQMDDNAPVGMFLLDRFERSRSTSGDYATSWEAEGWYGNAINRLWLKTEGEHDRSGTQDARVEALWGHAFASFWDWQLGVRHDFGRGPDRQWLAAGVEGLAPYWFETQATFYVGEEGRTALRLETSYDMRFTQRLILTPQVELNFYGKDDPQRGISSGLSNVEAGLRLRYEISRKFAPYVGVNWTRRFGSFNNEPGVPEAHARETTWVAGVRIWL
- a CDS encoding copper resistance system multicopper oxidase, with translation MNKQEPRGFQLPRRRFVQGLVLGGVAAGLGLWRGNALAQVAAPRAELRGNHFELEIGELPVDFTGRKRVATVVNGQLPAPLLRWRQGETVTLRVRNRLNVASSIHWHGIVLPADMDGVPGLSFDGIPAGGEYTYRFTVNQSGTYWYHSHSRFQEQTGLYGPIIVEPRDGERYPADRDYVVMLNDWTDLDPETIYANLKKQGGYYNYGKRTVGDFMHDAEREGMAKALADRRMWNQMRMDPTDLADVSSVAYTHLVNGHTPAGNWTGLFSAGEKVRLRFINGSSMTFFDVRIPGLKMTVVAADGQAVEPVSVDEFRIGTAETYDVIVQPSADRAWTIFAQSMDRTGYARATLAPRAGMVAEVPPLDRRPLLSMGDTMGQMDHASMGHDMSGMDMMAMPGMAMSHASMPTEPLKTGPEVDMRVPTPRTNLDDPGAGLRDNGRRVLTYADLHAVDAPISPNVDRELTLRLTGNMERYLWSFDGKRYSGAEPLRLRHGEHVRIVLVNDTMMTHPIHLHGMWSELEAPDGSFQARKHTVMVQPAQRIAYRVSADALGRWAYHCHLLYHMEAGMFREVVVA